In one window of Candidatus Scalindua sp. DNA:
- the recA gene encoding recombinase RecA encodes MAKLQKGEDGEKEKTETGKKDQALERAVSQIERQFGKGAIMRLGQNTKLDVPVISTGSLSLDLALGVGGVPRGRVIEIFGPESSGKTTLTLHIVANAQKSGGNAAFIDAEHALDPEYAKRLGVDLDRLLVNQPDTGEQALEIAELLTRSNAVDVIVVDSVAALVPKVEIEGEMGDTHVALQARLMSQALRKLTSVISKSHTCIIFINQIREKIGVMFGNPETTPGGRALKFYASVRLDIRRIGDIKDGLQSVGNRVRVKVAKNKVAPPFRKAEFDIMFNHGISRVGDIIDLGIENQIVEKSGTWFSYGDIRLGQGRENAKQFITQKPELMKEIEQALRKKLATDDEKAK; translated from the coding sequence ATGGCGAAGTTGCAAAAGGGAGAGGATGGAGAAAAGGAGAAAACAGAGACCGGGAAAAAGGATCAGGCTCTTGAAAGGGCAGTTTCCCAGATTGAGAGGCAATTCGGCAAAGGGGCAATCATGCGTCTTGGGCAAAATACCAAGCTTGATGTACCTGTGATATCTACCGGTTCACTCTCTCTTGATCTTGCCCTGGGTGTGGGCGGAGTTCCGCGTGGAAGGGTAATAGAAATCTTTGGGCCTGAATCATCCGGGAAAACAACACTTACGCTTCACATTGTTGCAAATGCCCAGAAAAGTGGAGGTAATGCGGCCTTTATCGATGCTGAACATGCGCTTGACCCCGAGTATGCGAAGAGATTAGGTGTTGATCTGGACAGGCTGCTGGTAAACCAGCCGGATACCGGGGAACAGGCACTGGAGATAGCTGAATTGCTAACAAGGAGTAATGCCGTAGATGTTATTGTCGTAGACTCGGTTGCAGCATTGGTGCCAAAGGTAGAGATTGAAGGGGAAATGGGTGATACACACGTAGCTCTGCAGGCGAGATTGATGTCTCAGGCGCTCAGGAAACTTACATCAGTTATTTCGAAATCTCATACCTGCATTATCTTTATTAATCAAATCAGGGAAAAGATCGGGGTAATGTTTGGAAACCCGGAAACAACACCTGGTGGAAGAGCATTAAAATTTTATGCATCTGTGAGGCTGGACATTCGAAGGATTGGTGACATAAAGGATGGTCTTCAAAGTGTTGGCAATAGAGTAAGGGTCAAGGTTGCCAAGAATAAGGTTGCTCCACCATTTCGAAAGGCTGAATTTGACATAATGTTTAATCACGGAATTTCCAGGGTTGGTGACATTATTGATTTGGGCATCGAGAATCAGATTGTAGAAAAAAGTGGGACATGGTTTTCATACGGAGATATCAGGTTGGGACAGGGGAGGGAAAATGCAAAACAATTTATCACTCAAAAGCCGGAACTCATGAAGGAAATTGAACAAGCTCTCCGAAAAAAGCTGGCAACCGACGATGAAAAAGCAAAGTGA